Genomic segment of Oncorhynchus keta strain PuntledgeMale-10-30-2019 chromosome 5, Oket_V2, whole genome shotgun sequence:
AGGAATTGTGTAGGATTTCCTGCAGGATTCCTGTATCCATTTTTTGACTtgaagtcactttggataaaaatgTGTGTTCAAATGGCATATACATGTATTATTGTGTTAAGAGAAACTCAAGTACTCAACACTGCAGGCCATAGAAAGCTACAGATGATACTCCACATGGAGCCACAATAAAGATGTCTGTATGtttgtctgactggctgactgattgactggctgactgactgattgactggctgagtgacataaataatacaaaataaaaattaAGAAATATCTGAAAAACCTGAATTTGATCAATGGATtgcatgtactgtacatgtgtgtgtgtgggtgggtcgggtgtgtgtgtgggggggcagcCAGGACAACAGTCTTTCCCTCTGAACATCTCAAACACAGAAATGTTCCAAAGGGTTTTGCCGCCTGCCCTTCTCCCATAGTGCCAGTGTGCGGCTGGCCCAGCATCACGTATCAGGACAGGTTTTGGGGCAGTATCTTCCACACCCCACAAGCTGGCCCATGGAGCCAAGGGTAAGGGATCCAGGAGATCAGGAAAGGGATGAGGGGGTAGGATAGGGTTCCTGCTGGAAGAAGGGCTGGGGGCTGTGATCCCCCTTCTGGAGAGTGGTGGTTGGGGAAAGGGGGGTTAGGTTCGCACCCAGCAGAGGGGCACCCAGAAGGTCTCACGCTCCAGCCGCTCCAGAATGCCTCGGAGTTCTGTGCAGGCGCTGGCTGAGTCCTCCTTTATTAGGACCCGGTCGACCAGGTGGCCGTACTGCTGGTCCATCTGCTGGGCTGACTGACGCATTTCCTGCAGGTCCTCATCCTgacacggagacacacacacacggagtgaCACACGGACGGACGTACAGGAAAATGAGGAAGAAGCATAAGAGTGAGTAAGGATATAAAGGTGATATCAGATTTGGGAGAGGAGAAAATAGGAAAGGAGAAAGCATGCCACCCAAAAAAGAAGATTGAGTAACAGAAAAAAGGTGAAATAACTCATTGATACATTCATATGAGCACATTTCAGACTCAGCTCACTGTAATGAACAAGAGACAGCAGGTCTCACCGTCACTCGCCCATGATCTCCCCCTGCTGGTGAGGTGGCAGCACTACGACGGCGTCTGCTCTCCGGGACGCGCGGCTTGACGAAGATGACATAGGGCTTGAACTCAGATGTCCGCAGTGTCTTCAAAGCCTAAGGGGCCAGGACACATTCAGTCAGACGCAATACCACACAGTCTGCGTAGGCTGTCACACAGAGTGCACGGGGTTGAGAGGACAGATGCTAtcagagaaatgtcctcttgagATGTCAGAGATGCTACGGATAACCGGGACAAGATAATGTGGCAGCCTGCCTGACTCAAACAGAAAGTACTCTCACCAAGAGAACACAGGAGAAACGGCAGAGGCCGGCATAGAATAGGGTGTGACACAGGCTACATGTGATAGCCGTGGTTATATTGTGCAGTGCATCGTGACAGAATGGGATATGCATCACTGTAGAGGATGTGCCCTGGCCCTTACCTCTGGCTGCACGTCCACTAGGCACATCTTATTCTTGGCCTGTACAGAGCGGATGGCCTCTATACTGGTACCATACTGGTTCTCCTTGTACTCCCCATGCTCTATGAACCTGGACACACAGGACACAACTAAGCACgaaacagacaaaacaaaacagagTACTACAGAGACGGACCATAATGGCTTCACAGATCAGCCATATGGCATCAAAGAGGACTCACTTGTTGCTCAGAGCGTCCGCGTCAAACGCCTGTTTGGTGACAAAGTGGTACTCCACCCCCTCCTTCTCATGAGGCTTCTTGGGCCTGGTGGTATCTGGAGACACAAGTGATAGGGGGGAAAGCTGTGATTGTTTGACTGGTGTAGCAGTTCTTTACTAGGGTGTTGGAGTCGCCGTCAGTGTAGAAAGAAGAGGGTGAGGGTTAGAAGGTGTAACTCACGCGGTACGGCCACAGCATAGCGATGCGGGTTCTCTGCTATCACCTTCTGCTTCAGCTCATTGATACGAGCTCCTAGGGAGCCTTTGtgcgagtgagggagagagagagagagagagagagagagagagagagagagagagagagagagagagagaatgagagagagaaaaagaaagggagagagagagacagaaaaagagaaagagagagagggtagagagacagaaaaatagaaagagagagagggtagagagacagaaaaagagaaagagagagagggtagagagacagaaaaagagaaagagagagagggtagagagacagaaaaagagaaagagagagagggtagagagacagaaaaaagagaaagagagagagagagtagagagacagaaaaatagaaagagagagagggtagagagacagaaaaagagaaagagagagagggtagagagagaaaaagagaaagagagagagggtagagagacagaaaaagagaaagagagagagggtagagagacagaaaaagagaaagagagagagagtagagagacagaaaaagagaaagagagagagggtagagagagggagtaaaaTATAGTTATTTAAACATAACTATCAGGGACAAATAATCTATATTTGCTGAAAAAAATCTGCATCAACATCAAGTTAAGTCCTCTGATAAGTTACAGGATGTGCCATTTGTTGTGCACTTTGATGAATTAACTTATCAGAAACATAAATAGCATTAGGTACTGTAGATCAGACCTCACAACACAACTAGCTCGGTCAAGCAGACTGACTGCTTCAAATGAAAGAGGATATTTGCGGAGAGATTGGTCTGGTTCTCATAAGGCTACCACACAACAAGAGGAAGTTGCTGTTTGTAGCATTGGCCACTAGAGGGCAGTATCGTCAAAGTAGAATGACCACACATCCTGAAGCTGTTGCCATACCTATCAGAACCACCAGGCGGGGTCTCTCGTTGGGCCGGTGCTGGTAGCGAGTCACCTCCTCGTAGGTGGCAAAGTCTGGATCGGTGGGGTCGCGCGTGGCCCCTCCTCCGAGCGATCCTGACCGGTCCTTTCGGCTCAGACGGAAACTCCTCCTCAGACCCGCTACGCAGGACAGGCAGGTGGGAGGGGCAGGGAGAGCAAGGTGAGGCAGGGAGGCAAAGGGTCAAAATGTCATATATGAGCATCCACCTATGTGGTTTTATACACTGTCTAACACATGCTCTTTCTACATGATTACAACTGTATTCTCTAAGGCATGTTAGATAGCGCTTGAAGTTGTTCTCACTTGGCAATTAGTGTTGCTGACAAACATTTTGAACGCACAACACCAGTATCACGTCACATCAGGACATCATATCAGGCTATCATGCAAATCATACCCCAACATAAGCATGACATTATTCCTTGTTGGATTATTAGGTGTTGGTTATTGAATAACAAAGAATGTGCAACCCTTAATCATGCATTAAAACCCCAGTGAACCGTGTGACCATTCAAATACTGGTGGTAAACTGGGATTCGTCGTTAATCCGTGAGTGATCCTACAGGTTTGACAGCCTGACCCGTGCTTATCTCTAAGGTAAATGGGCTGCCAGCAGCATTGTGAGATATTGACTGAATCTGCTCATTTACAAGCATGTGTCCAACACATATCAATCACATGCAGCTAATATCTGACCAAGGGGTTTGGCAGCTCCACTTTGACTGTGAGAAATAAGCTCTGGGACTGAGAGCGAAGCTAACACACTTCTGCTATTAATATCAAGCTcatgcctctctctttctctttttataGGAGACTTGGCTACACTCATCGAACGACTAGTAATAATACAGTGAGGATAAAAGAAAAATTAGCCTTGATTGAATTGGAAGGACAATGGTCTGGTTTGTAACACATGTAAGAGTATACAGTACAACGGAGACATGCTGCTTGACAGAGGGCTACAGGAGTGGACAGGGAGGGATGGGGCAGCCTGACTCTGGAGACCACAGTGTAGTGGGAgtgacgcacacgcacacgcacacccacgcacacacagacacgcacacacagtgtcTCCAGGCCCATGGGTGCCCATCCCCCCCTGCCTGCGGACAGTGGGGTTACCTGAGGGAACAAGCCGGTAACAGTACCTGAATAAAATTCCCAGGAAAACACCTGGCCACAGGAGGGCGCCACTGCTTTACACTTAGGAGAGACTATAACTGGCATTAGAGCATCACACAACCCAGCCTCGCGCCTCAGTCTCCACACAGGGTGAAACAAGCAGCAAAACGTGTCTGGTTGGTTGAGTGTGCAATGCGTCCAATGCAGCAGGACCCCTAGTGGGGGTGAGGGTAGGATGGGGTGCACCAGCCATAGCAGCAGAGGCAAGAGGGGAGTCTCAGGAGGATCCAAACACTGCTTAGTTCGGGGCAGGGCAAGGATGCTGAGTTTAATCTCCATATATAAGGAGTAACCTGACAGGTTGACGGCCGTATTCTGTGTCATTATGAAGGTATACAATCATTTAGAATAATGCAGTTGGTCTTATTGCCATGGGAGGGCAGTGTTTGACTGTCGGCTGTGTTCAGATCCTTCCGTGTGCTTTGCTTTTCATTCCAGCAGTTTCTGGGGTATGGGGTGAGGCCTCAAGGTCATGTAGGGGTGAAGGAGGCAAGGGGAGGACAGTGGAAGGAGGGGAGGCCAGTGGGAGGGCAGCAGGGGGCTGAGGATTACGGGGAAAGCGTTATATTGTGGTGCCAATGCAATTTTAGTCTGGATGCAAACTGTATTTACCACGGTCGGTAGCTTGAGGGTTGAATCCAATTGATGACACTCGTTAGCAAGTAGTAACCATTTCTGAATGCCCTGAAATGATTGCTACTCTGGTGTCTGGGGAACGGATACTGATCCTAAGACGTGTTCATACTCTGACAGAGACGCATAGCAGCCATGTGTCAATGTCTACTGGACTGTTTCAAGTCTGGTACTCGCGCTCTATCACACCCTCTTAAGCACTTTTCTCATTACACTAATTAGGTTAACGAGACCGATTTGCTATCGACACCTGAAGGAGTGAGAAACTAAACTCCCCTCTTTCATATTGAGCTGGAAAATCTGGAGCGCACTCTCTCCTTCAGTACTAGTCTTCCCTGTCAAATGACCTGGGATCAGTTCCGTCTCCTCTCAGCATTGTCTCTCCCCACCgcctttctctccacctctcgccTCCCTTCTCCATCACTTCCCACACGGACACGCCAGCCAGTCCCACCCTCAGGACACCCGTACATTCCCCAATCCAAAAGCGCCAGTTCAGTTAAGCCAGCAGCACACAGCAAGGTCCTGGAGGACACAGACATGTCGGACAGCAAAAGAGGTAAAGGCGGCAGAAGGAGGAAGACGTGCAGACTCTCACCTATGTACTGTCCATTGAAATAGCCCTCACAATCACAGTCCTCTGTAGGGAGGCAagcagggagaagaggggggCGGGGGTGAGCGGAGGGTAAGTAACCTGAGGGAAGGATCAGAGGGGGCTGCGGGCTCCGAAgcaggacaggcagggtcaggcaggcgggcagaGGGGTGGGCACAGTGTAGGTCCCTAAGCCAGCAGGTCAGGACAGGGAGGTTTCAGCAGGACAGGCCCTCAGCCGGAGCCCGCAGCCACTGTGGCAGCCAGGTGGGGGAGGTTTgacagacaccacacagacacaccgagCACTTCTGGAGGCAGTCGACTGGAAAAGGGAACTGGGTCTCCCTGGCCCACACACATGGCTTTGTGAAATGGACAGTTCACAAAGCTGTGGTAGCTAGCATACAAAAACCTGTGCAATTCACAACTCTATAACTGCTGAATTCAATATTTAACTAAGCAAAAAACTAGTTTCAATATCTGATGTCTCTGAAACTCTGGATATGCAACAAAAGTGCTGACAATGGCAGATTCACAACTCAGAGATACTGAGTTGAAAATAGCTGACAGAGAAAAACGGGGCAAGTAGAAAAGAGGAAAGAGAAGTCCTCTGCAAGGAGAAGAACAGGTAGCCAAGACACAGTAGAGGAGACGAAGAGGGTAGCAACCCGCAGTAGACAGAACAAGATGAATTACAGAGAAGAACAAAATAATGGAAGCTGttgatgatggagaggatgggtCATTGCTATCTTTAAGTGATTGTCTGTGCTTTCCAGTCTGCAGTTCTGCCCTAGCATCACACACATACAATAAGGTATGGGTTCTCAAAATATGGGATCTTTAAGCCATTTAAGCCATAATATGCTTTATGTAATGTTCTTATAAGGTAGGGTGGGAGCTGGTCCACGACTTAGAAAGTGAGTACCTTATGAACATTTGCAAAACAAGTCTTGGAAAGTTAGATTTTTGTGTAGTGTGTCCAGTCCGTTATTAGAACGCACGcacgtactcacacacacacacgcacgtactcACACACACTGCGACGAATCTCTATTCTGGTCTCGTAGGCTGCCTACAGTGGGGGAGGATTTAAGCTGGAAGCAGAACAGTACAGGACCCATGGGGTCTCATCCACCCCGcagcacaggcacacgcacacacacacacacacacacacacacacgcacacacacacacacacacacacacacacacacacacacacacacacacacacacacacacacacacacacacacacacacacacacacacacacacctccccccaaAAGAAAGAGAGACGGCTGAGAGCTTTGATGCCTCTACTAATATACCTTCTAGCAGGAGCCTGCAAGCAGATAGTAACCGTCCTCTCATAGTCATACCAAGGAGTTTCAAAACACGTGGGAAATATAAGAGTAATAAACTGTCACCACATGTCCATGGATCTGATTATGCCTAATTGTGGATAGTTACTAGTATGTCTATGTGGAGTAATGTCCTGTCTAATCACTGACAGTGGCAATGAAAATAGTGGCACACTGCCCTCATTCCCTGATCATGGTTAtgtgtgagtgagggagagagacagagagagagagagacagagagagaggattgcAGGCATCTCTGTACCAGTATACCCACCTTTgtcacatccctggtcatctgaggtaagcagtgagggaaaggaggaTGATGAGAAATCTTTGACAAACAGTTACACACAAAAAACAACGGGCAATGGGATGGGGtgtgttatctcctctctcaATTCTTTGTCTGATATTCACAAACTCTAAAATATACTTTCTTCCAGCAGGCGAGTCATTGGAGAATGAAAGGAaaaacgagtgagagagagagagagagagagatgggaattATAGATTTTAAAATGCACAaactgtctcagtctcagtctctgtgCTATGACGTCATCGAGGGGTCGAGCCTCTGACCCACATTAAAAAGGCAACCTCAGAAGCTTCACTAAGGGCATGGGAATTAatcaaagagagagggaaagagagagcgagagagagagaaagcgagagaaaagagagagttaggggtagagaggtagagagagagagagagagagggagagagagagagagagagcgagagagagagagagcgagagagagagaagagacatggGCCTCCATGGTGTAGCCCGGCTAGCAGACATATTGCTAAGCTCTTGTTGTCTCCCTGGGGCTCAGACCTAATCGGATCGCCTGTGGATTATGGACCACGAAGCGCCACCGCTCGCATTAAACACTCACCTGGCCACTTCTATTCAGACATACCCAATACTATTACCACACAACACAGAGCAGGAGAGAGCCAGAGTGGACAAAATGCACATTGTTACACACTCATCCTGTTAATTGGTtctagtctgttgtctgtctctcactatagagatacagttTGTGCTGACCGGCCAGATGGACCAGACATGAAAGATTAATTCATATCTTTgtgatccctccctctcttctccccctcccaaagccgtctctctctctctctctctctctctctctctctctctctctctctctctctctctctctctctctctctctctctccctctcctctctctcctctcctctctctctctctctctctctctctctctctctcctccctcctccctctccctccctctcctctctctctctctctctctctccctctctctccctctccctctctctcctctccctctctctctccctctctctctctcatgacagCAGAGAATACGCAGTCAATACTAATACTCCTGAGGACGCCAATTACCGACAAAAAAAGGTAAATACATGTCAACATAAACACATCTGGTGATTAAATCTACATCTTATGAAAAATAACATGAACCATCACTGACAAATAAGTTCTACTTCAAAAGATATCCTTCAGCTTCAGTTTGATATTGGTTGCAACAGTGAACATGTATATCTGCACACTCTtcgaaaaaagggttccaaaagagttcttcggctgtccccataggagaactctttttggttccaagtagaacccttttgggttccatgtagaaccccctGTAGAAATGTTTTTTCATGCAACcataaagggttcttcaaagggttctcctatggggacagccaaataacccttttaggttctagatagcaactTTTTGTGGAAACTTACAGGTCGGATTTTTAGGGGATTTAGGGTTCGGAAGTGTGCCCATTTTTATCCGGTAAGCCAGCCGTCTAAGAAAATGTACAGGGGAGGAAAGAAAGGGAGaagaaataagagagagagagagagaaggggggagaaataagagagagagagaaggggggagaaataagagagagagagagagagagagaaggggggagaaagagagagagagagagagaagggggggagaaataagagagagagagagagaaggggggagaaataagagagagagagagagagagagaaggggggagaaagagagagagagagaaggggggagaaagagagagagagagagggagagagagagagagagagagaaggggggagaaagagagggaccatGACAGTGTCAGACAGATAAACAGAGATAGGAGGAAGAGAGGCATTGGAGGAGGGAGGCAAAGAGATTGAAAGAGAAGATTAGAACATGACAGAGAGATAAAACACATACCGACCTCTGCCTCGTATGTGTTATCAGTGAAAGGAGCTAAGCTAGTGTGAGAGATTCATTAAACCCATGGCTTGGCTGAGGttccctctctgtgtttcagcCGCCATGATTAATCCAACACGGTGtgcgtgtttgagtgtgtgtgtgtgtgtgtgtgtgtgtgtgtgtgtgtgtgtgtgtgtgtgtgtgtgtgtgtgtgtgtgtgtgtgtgtgtgtgtgtgtgtgtgtgtgtgtgtgtgtgtgtgtgtgtgtgtgtccgcaatCAGGCTGCAGCCGCTGGTATCGCTCCCCCCTGCTTAGCTAAGATGAATACAGAGTGGGCAGTGGGCAGTGGGCAGTGGGCAGTGGGCAGTGGGCAGTGGGTTGGGGCTTGGGTGTGTTTATAACCCCAATGCAGAGCACCCCAACACTTTTACATATTCATCCTATTGAGGGATTGTGACACTGACATAATGGAGTGTTCCCATTCAAGCCTATATTTAGATCCATGTGTTAAGATCCAAGCGGCTCTGATACTTGATTTAATAACACATTTGACGCATGAAAGTGGAGCACATGAATATGGAACAGATAGAGACAGCTCTATGGCGATATCTGCACTGTTGTGAAAGCAATTCAGTCCACATACTGCACCTAATATAAGAGTCCTACAGTATATGTATAAGAGGCATAATgtgacacagtacagtacaaccaCTAGGCTTAATCGGATCATTTTCATATTGTATTTAGACTCTTCTCTGAGCACCTGTCCATGGACCTCTCTGCCTATAGGCTCACCTCTCCTGGAAGAGTTTGGAGGGAATGAGTCCAGCACGGAGGTTGCTGTCACCCACCCGTTTGGCCTGCCACCAGGTGGGGTCGTCCTGGGTTACCACCTGCAGGATGTCACCTCGCTTGAAGGGAAGTCCCGCCTCCTGACAGGGCGTGGCCTTGTCATCAGCAGGGATGTAGTCAAACAGGGCCCTCATGTAGACCtgagagaccacacacacacacacacacacacacacacacacacacacacacacacacacacacacacacacacacacacacacacacacacacacacacacacacacacacacacacacacacacacacacacacacacagttaagcCATCTCAGAAATACATATGGTATGTATAGAAAATAATTGACAGATCACCTCAAACTAGAGAGATGGAAAGTGACGCTTTTGCAAATAGATTTCAGAATCACAGTCTatctgtgcatgtgtctgtgtgtgtgcatgaacaACATGTGCACacaacatacactatatatacaaacgtatgtggacaccccttcaaatgagtggatttcactatttcagccacaccccgtactgataggtgtataaaatcaagcacacagccatgcaatctctatagacaaacattggcagtagaacggccttactgaagagctctgtgactttcaatgtggcaccgtcataggatgccacctttccaacaaatcagttagtcaaatgtctgccctgctagagctgccccggtcaactgtaagtgctgttgttgtgaagtggaaacgtctaggagcaacaacggctgagccgcgaagtggtagtccacacaagctcacagaatgggacggCCGAGTGCTGAAAcacgtagcgtgtaaaaatggtcctcagttgcaacactcactactgagttcaaaactgcctctggaaggaaCGTCAGCACAAAACTattcgtctggagcttcatgaaatgggtttccatggccgagcagccccacacaagcttaagattaccatgcgcaatgccaagcgtcggctggagtgg
This window contains:
- the LOC118384143 gene encoding MAGUK p55 subfamily member 3-like isoform X3, with translation MKEAMPVLSAGTGLHETLALLTSQLRPDANHKEDMVFLKDVFSEKSLGYLMKIHEKLRQYERQSPTPVLHSAASLAEDVAEELQSGPMSVEEKELLQLLTSPHLKAVLSVHDTVAQKNFDPVLPPLPDDFEDELEEESVKIVRLVKNKEPLGATIRRDETTGSVIVARIMRGGAADRSGLVHVGDELREVNGISIIHKRPDEISQLLSQSQGSITLKIIPAVKEEDHLKESKVYMRALFDYIPADDKATPCQEAGLPFKRGDILQVVTQDDPTWWQAKRVGDSNLRAGLIPSKLFQERRLAYRIKMGTLPNPKSPKNPTYDQGCDKAGLRRSFRLSRKDRSGSLGGGATRDPTDPDFATYEEVTRYQHRPNERPRLVVLIGSLGARINELKQKVIAENPHRYAVAVPHTTRPKKPHEKEGVEYHFVTKQAFDADALSNKFIEHGEYKENQYGTSIEAIRSVQAKNKMCLVDVQPEALKTLRTSEFKPYVIFVKPRVPESRRRRSAATSPAGGDHGRVTDEDLQEMRQSAQQMDQQYGHLVDRVLIKEDSASACTELRGILERLERETFWVPLCWVRT
- the LOC118384143 gene encoding MAGUK p55 subfamily member 3-like isoform X2 yields the protein MKEAMPVLSAGTGLHETLALLTSQLRPDANHKEDMVFLKDVFSEKSLGYLMKIHEKLRQYERQSPTPVLHSAASLAEDVAEELQSGPMSVEEKELLQLLTSPHLKAVLSVHDTVAQKNFDPVLPPLPDDFEDELEEESVKIVRLVKNKEPLGATIRRDETTGSVIVARIMRGGAADRSGLVHVGDELREVNGISIIHKRPDEISQLLSQSQGSITLKIIPAVKEEDHLKESKVYMRALFDYIPADDKATPCQEAGLPFKRGDILQVVTQDDPTWWQAKRVGDSNLRAGLIPSKLFQERRLAYRIKMGTLPNPKSPKNPTYDQGCDKEDCDCEGYFNGQYIAGLRRSFRLSRKDRSGSLGGGATRDPTDPDFATYEEVTRYQHRPNERPRLVVLIGSLGARINELKQKVIAENPHRYAVAVPHTTRPKKPHEKEGVEYHFVTKQAFDADALSNKFIEHGEYKENQYGTSIEAIRSVQAKNKMCLVDVQPEALKTLRTSEFKPYVIFVKPRVPESRRRRSAATSPAGGDHGRVTDEDLQEMRQSAQQMDQQYGHLVDRVLIKEDSASACTELRGILERLERETFWVPLCWVRT
- the LOC118384143 gene encoding MAGUK p55 subfamily member 3-like isoform X1 is translated as MKEAMPVLSAGTGLHETLALLTSQLRPDANHKEDMVFLKDVFSEKSLGYLMKIHEKLRQYERQSPTPVLHSAASLAEDVAEELQSGPMSVEEKELLQLLTSPHLKAVLSVHDTVAQKNFDPVLPPLPDDFEDELEEESVKIVRLVKNKEPLGATIRRDETTGSVIVARIMRGGAADRSGLVHVGDELREVNGISIIHKRPDEISQLLSQSQGSITLKIIPAVKEEDHLKESKVYMRALFDYIPADDKATPCQEAGLPFKRGDILQVVTQDDPTWWQAKRVGDSNLRAGLIPSKLFQERRLAYRIKMGTLPNPKSPKNPTYDQGCDKEDCDCEGYFNGQYIVSPKCKAVAPSCGQVFSWEFYSAGLRRSFRLSRKDRSGSLGGGATRDPTDPDFATYEEVTRYQHRPNERPRLVVLIGSLGARINELKQKVIAENPHRYAVAVPHTTRPKKPHEKEGVEYHFVTKQAFDADALSNKFIEHGEYKENQYGTSIEAIRSVQAKNKMCLVDVQPEALKTLRTSEFKPYVIFVKPRVPESRRRRSAATSPAGGDHGRVTDEDLQEMRQSAQQMDQQYGHLVDRVLIKEDSASACTELRGILERLERETFWVPLCWVRT